A DNA window from Microcystis aeruginosa NIES-843 contains the following coding sequences:
- a CDS encoding Rpn family recombination-promoting nuclease/putative transposase — MYDSTCKFIALEYSRDLATWLLGKPLELTEIKPSELSLEPIRADTLIFLESEELILHIEFQTDPKEDIPYRMLDYATRLYRRYPRKPIHQVVIYLRKSGSPTVRQNDYKQGKTSHQFEVIRLWEQPSEPLLKAPGLFPFAILAQAEKQENLLRQIAQEIEQISDSREQSNLAASTAILAGLVLEKDIIQRLLRKDIMKESVIYQEIWSEGLQEGRQEGRQEGRQEGEANLVLRQLNRRVGDISPELLPNIRSLDLEQLENLGEALLDFQSLQDLEQWLENCRAS; from the coding sequence ATGTATGATTCTACCTGTAAATTTATCGCCCTTGAATATTCGAGAGACTTGGCCACTTGGTTACTGGGTAAACCCTTAGAATTAACAGAAATTAAACCCTCGGAATTATCCCTAGAGCCAATTAGAGCCGATACTTTAATCTTTTTGGAGTCGGAAGAATTAATCTTACATATCGAGTTCCAAACCGACCCTAAAGAAGATATTCCCTATAGAATGCTAGATTATGCCACCAGACTCTATCGACGCTATCCCCGTAAACCTATCCATCAAGTGGTTATTTATCTAAGGAAAAGTGGCTCCCCCACAGTCCGACAGAATGATTATAAACAAGGGAAAACCTCTCATCAATTTGAAGTGATTAGACTTTGGGAACAACCCTCGGAACCCCTATTAAAGGCCCCCGGACTGTTTCCCTTTGCCATACTCGCTCAAGCTGAGAAACAAGAAAACTTACTGCGGCAAATTGCCCAAGAAATCGAGCAAATCAGCGATAGTCGAGAACAAAGTAATCTGGCCGCATCTACCGCAATTCTAGCCGGGTTAGTATTAGAGAAAGACATCATCCAACGATTATTGAGGAAAGACATCATGAAAGAATCCGTTATCTATCAAGAAATCTGGTCGGAAGGTTTACAAGAGGGACGACAAGAGGGACGACAAGAGGGACGACAAGAAGGAGAAGCTAACCTAGTTTTACGTCAATTAAATCGGCGTGTAGGGGACATTTCTCCCGAATTATTGCCCAATATCCGCAGTCTTGACCTAGAACAGTTAGAAAACTTGGGAGAAGCTTTGTTAGATTTTCAGTCACTACAGGATTTAGAACAATGGCTGGAAAATTGCCGAGCTAGTTAG